GTCGGCGACATCGCGCCCGGAGGCGGCTGGCCCGGCGAGTGGTCACAGCGGCAGTGGCGTGGCTACCGCTGGCAGGGTGACGCCTTCGCCCAGGTCTCCGGCCCGACCAGCTTCGGCCCGAACCCGCACTCGGCGGATCTCGCCGTGACCGCCACCGATCTGGTGCTCGGCACCGCGTCGGACGGTTCCCACACGGGTACGACGACGGTACGGATCCGCAACCGGGGCGCCGGGCCGGTCCCGTACGTGGCGCTGCGGCTGAACGTGCCCCCAGTCGTGCGCCCGGACGTCGACGGCTGGGCCCCGTGCCGCAACGAGCCGCAGACGACCCAGGAGCCGGTGACCTGCGACCTGGGCAGGCTGGAGGCAGGGGCCGAGATGACGCTCACGCTGAGTTTCCGAGCCGGCCAGGGCGTCACGGTGGGCACGGGAACCGCCGAAGTGGACGCCCGGCCGATGGACAGCGGGTTCAACTTCCTGCTGGACACCCACGACGCCGACAACGTGGTCCGGATCGCCTATCGGTGAAGCGCTCGACGGGTTCGCGACGGCCGTGCAGCACGCCGGGTGGCGTGCGGCACGGCCGTCGCTCCCGTCACCAGCTCGGGCGTTGCAGCAGGCCGACGAACTCGACCAGCAGCCGCTCGCGCAGCGCCGGCGGCGCGGCGTTGAGCAGCGTGTTCACCACCGCCATCCGCTCGGGCAGCGGCCCGACGCCCGAGTCGCCGTCCGGACCCGGCTCGGCCCCCAGACCCAGCCCGGCTGCCAGGCCGACGACCAGCTCCGGGGTCAACGCGTCCGGCGTGAGGGCGCCGACCACGGCGGTCAATTCCGCAGGCAGCCGGACCGGGCCGGCCGCCCGGGCAGCCGCCACCGCGTCGGCCAGGTCCGGCCCGAACTCGGCCACCCGGGGCGCCACCGCGGCGGTCACCGTGAGGTGCACACTGGCCGGCAGGCCGGCGTACGACAACTGCGGCTGGGTGTGCCAGCCGCGCGCGGTCAACTCGTCGACGAGGACGAACAGGTCGGGGCCGCCCTCGGTGGCGGTGAAGCAGACCACGGTGGACTCCGGCTCGGCCATCAGCCGCAGCCCGTCGACCCCGCGCACGGCGGCGGCCAGCCCGGCCACCGCTTCCCGGGTGCGCTCGGCCAGCGCCAAATACCCGGCGTCGCCGAGGTGCCGCAGGGTCGCGTACGCGGCGGCGATCGGCCCGCCCGAGCGGGTGGAGGCGATCACCGGGTTGATCATCGTGTAGCCGGGCCAGTCCGCGTAGGCGAAGTACTGCGGGGCGCGTAGCGCGGCGTCGCGGTGCAGCAGCACGGACACCCCCTTCGGCGCGTACGCGTACTTGTGCAGGTCGACCGAGATGGAGGTGACCCCGGGTACCGCGAAGTCGAACGCCGGCACCGGGGCACCGAGGCGGCGCAGGTACGGCAGGGTCCAGCCGCCGAAGCAGGCGTCCACGTGGCAGCGCACCCCGGCCTCGGCCGCCGCCGCCGCGATCTCCGCGACCGGGTCCACCACGCCGTGCGCGTACGACGGCGCGGAGCAGGCCACCAGCACCGTCTCCGGGCGGATCGCGGCGGCCATCGCGGCCGGGTCGGGGCGCAGCGTGTCCAGGGAGACCGGCACCACGTCCAGCGCCACCCGCAGGTAGTGCGCCGCCTTGGCGAACGCCGCGTGCGCGTTCGCCGGCACCACGATCCGGGGTGCGGCCAGCTCGGGGTGGGCGTCCCGGGCCGCCTTGACCGCGAGGATCAGTGACTCGGTGCCGCCACTGGTGACACTGCCGACCACGTCCGGGGCGGTCGTGCCCGGCCCACCGCCGAGCACCCGGCCGGCCGCGCCGACCAGCGCGTTCTCCATCGCCAGCAGGGACGGGAACGCGGTCGGGTCCAGCCCGTTGACGTGCGCGCTCTCCCGGTGTGCGGCGGCGGCGAGGTCGTCCAGCCCCGGCACCGCCGGGTCGTAGACGTACGCGAAGAGCCGCCCGCCGTGGGTGGGCCGATCGCCCGCGCGCAGCTCCCGAACCTCGGCCAACGCGACGTCCGCCGCCACCCCGTCCCGGGACAGCGCCCCGGCCCACACCCTGTTCTCGTCGATCATGGACCTGTGGTGCCCTTCTCGTGACGGTCAATGGCTTTCGTCCCCCACCACAACCCCATGATCGACGCGTCGGTTGTGCGTGGCTGCGGCGAGGAGGGCGGGGGTGAGGGTGTAGCGGCGCAGGAGGAGGACGGGGAGACCTACCAGCAGGGCGGGCAGGACTGTGAAGCCGAGCAGGACGCCGAGGCGGGCGGTGTCGGACTGGGCGGCCGCCGTGCCGGTGTCGGAGGAGACGTAGCCGGAGAACTGGAGCACCAGGCCGTAGATGCCGGGGCCGAGGGCCAGACCGAAGGTCTCTCCGGCGGTCCAGAGGCCGGTGAAGACGCCGGCCTGCCGCCGGCCGGTGCGCGCCGTGTCGTACGCGATGCAGTCCGGCAACATGGCCAGCGCGAACACCTGCTGACCGGCGTAGCCGACGCCGATCACCGCGACCAGGAGATAGACCGCGACCGGCGGCAGTGCCGGCGCGGCGACCAGGGCGAGTGCCCCGGCGGCGAGGATCAGCGCGGCGGCGACCAGGGCGGCTCGCTTACCCAGCCTGGCCCCCACCCGGGTCCAGAGCGGCATCACCAGCAGCGCCGGCCCGACGAAGCAGACGAAGAGCAGGGTCGGGCCGCTCTGCTCGTCGCGCAGGATCTGCCCGGCGAAGTAGTTGACCCCGGCCAGGATGGTCGCCACCCCGGCGGACTGCACCACGAAGCAGATCAGCAGCGCCCGGAACGGCCGGTTGGCGCCGGCCACGGCGAGCTGGGCGCGCAGCGTCGGCTCGCTGCCGCCCACCGTGCCGGTCGGGGCGGACCGGGTGCCGAAGAACGCGCCGACGGCGCCGAGGGCGATCAGCAGCGCCACGAACAGGCCCATCCACCGGTGCCCGGGCAGGCCGTCACCGCTCGCGGTCACCACCAGCGGGGCGACCGCGCCGGAGACCAGGATGGCCAGTGCCAGCACGGCGATCCGCCAGGTCATCAGCCGGGTACGTTCGGCGTAGTCGTCGGTCAGCTCCGCCGGCATCGCCACGTACGGCACCTGGAAGAAGGCGAACGCGGTGGCGGTGGCGAGGAAGGCGAGCGCCACGTACGCCGGGGCGGCCGGGCCGTTGCCGAACGGCGCGGCGAAGATGGCCGCGAAGAGCACGGCGAGGGCGAGGCCGGCGACGAGCAGGTACGGCCGGCGGGCGCCCCAGCGCGACCGGGTGCGGTCGGAGATTCGCCCGGCGACCGGGTTGACCAGCACGTCCCATGCCTTGGGCAGCAGCACCAGAAGGGCGGCCACCCCGGCGGCGACGCCCAGCGTGTCGGTCAGGTACGGCAGCAGCAGCAGACCGGGCACTGTGCCGAACGCGCCGGTGGCCAGTGAGCCGAGCGAGTACCCGGCGTGCACCGACCGGGGCAGCGGACCGGCGGCGGGCAAGCCGGCGTCACCCGGCGGCGGGTTCATGGGGCCGAATGTTACTCACGTTATGGCGCCGGTCACATCCCCTCATCCGGCGACCAACCCGCGGCCCGGATGTCCACGCCCTCGCCGCGCAGCGGCGCCCCCTCGGCGCGCAGCCGGGCCCGCGCCTCCCGCTCGTGCCCCGGGGGCAGCCGACCGGCGGAGGTGACCACCCGGTGCCAGGGCACCGAGCCGCCGTGCCGAGCCATGATGCTGCCCACCAGCCGGGCCGACGCGCGGCCGGAGCGCTCGGCGAGCGCGTCGGCCACCGCGCCGTACGACATCACCCGCCCGGGCGGGATCCGCTCGACCAGGTCCAGCACCGCCTCGACGTACTCGTCCGGAGTCACAGTCCGCCACGATATGGGAACGCGACCGGGCCGCGCCGCACCGACCACGCAGAATGGGCGGGTGCGCGACGCAGTCACGGCGGCCCGACGGGTCGTCGTCAAGATCGGATCCTCCTCGTTGACCACCGCCAGCGGCGGGCTGGCCGACGAGCGGGTCGACGCGCTGGTCGACGCTCTCGGCAGGCTCGCCGCCGAGGGGCGCGAGGTGGTGCTGGTCTCCTCGGGCGCCATCGCCGCCGGCCTGTCCCCGCTCGGGCTGGCCCGACGCCCACGCGACCTGGCCACCCAGCAGGCCGCCGCCAGCGTCGGGCAGGGCCTGCTGATCGGCCGGTACGCGGCCAGCTTCGCCCGGCACCGGCTGACCGTCGGGCAGGTGCTGCTCACCGTCGACGACGTGACCCGACGGGCGCACTACCGCAACGCGTACCGCACCCTGCGCAAGCTGCTCGACCTGCGCGCGGTGCCGATCGTCAACGAGAACGACACGGTGGCCACCGACGAGATCCGGTTCGGTGACAACGACCGGCTGGCCGCGCTGGTGGCCGCGCTGGTGCACGCCGATCTGCTGCTGCTCCTCTCCGACGTGGACGCACTCTGGACCGGCGATCCGGCCCGCCCGCACTCGACGCGGATCGCGGAGGTCCGCGACGAGGCCGACCTCGCCGGGGTCGCCATCGGCAAAGCCGGCCGTTCCGGGGTCGGCACCGGCGGCATGGTGACCAAGGTCGAGGCCGCCCGGATCGCCACCGGCTTCGGCATCCCGGTGGTGCTCACCGCCGCCG
The nucleotide sequence above comes from Micromonospora sp. NBC_00389. Encoded proteins:
- a CDS encoding MGMT family protein; the protein is MTPDEYVEAVLDLVERIPPGRVMSYGAVADALAERSGRASARLVGSIMARHGGSVPWHRVVTSAGRLPPGHEREARARLRAEGAPLRGEGVDIRAAGWSPDEGM
- the proB gene encoding glutamate 5-kinase, which produces MGTRPGRAAPTTQNGRVRDAVTAARRVVVKIGSSSLTTASGGLADERVDALVDALGRLAAEGREVVLVSSGAIAAGLSPLGLARRPRDLATQQAAASVGQGLLIGRYAASFARHRLTVGQVLLTVDDVTRRAHYRNAYRTLRKLLDLRAVPIVNENDTVATDEIRFGDNDRLAALVAALVHADLLLLLSDVDALWTGDPARPHSTRIAEVRDEADLAGVAIGKAGRSGVGTGGMVTKVEAARIATGFGIPVVLTAADLAAPALAGEPVGTLFHPQRQRPAARLFWLAHATSPRGRLHLDPGAVAAVVGRRKSLLPAGITAVDGTFTAGDPVDLVDTAGAPVARGLVNYDAVELPGLLGRSTSELAAALGPAYEREVVHRDDLVLL
- a CDS encoding pyridoxal phosphate-dependent decarboxylase family protein, which translates into the protein MIDENRVWAGALSRDGVAADVALAEVRELRAGDRPTHGGRLFAYVYDPAVPGLDDLAAAAHRESAHVNGLDPTAFPSLLAMENALVGAAGRVLGGGPGTTAPDVVGSVTSGGTESLILAVKAARDAHPELAAPRIVVPANAHAAFAKAAHYLRVALDVVPVSLDTLRPDPAAMAAAIRPETVLVACSAPSYAHGVVDPVAEIAAAAAEAGVRCHVDACFGGWTLPYLRRLGAPVPAFDFAVPGVTSISVDLHKYAYAPKGVSVLLHRDAALRAPQYFAYADWPGYTMINPVIASTRSGGPIAAAYATLRHLGDAGYLALAERTREAVAGLAAAVRGVDGLRLMAEPESTVVCFTATEGGPDLFVLVDELTARGWHTQPQLSYAGLPASVHLTVTAAVAPRVAEFGPDLADAVAAARAAGPVRLPAELTAVVGALTPDALTPELVVGLAAGLGLGAEPGPDGDSGVGPLPERMAVVNTLLNAAPPALRERLLVEFVGLLQRPSW